One Rosa chinensis cultivar Old Blush chromosome 5, RchiOBHm-V2, whole genome shotgun sequence genomic region harbors:
- the LOC112166008 gene encoding cytokinin riboside 5'-monophosphate phosphoribohydrolase LOG1, producing MEMQMMQSRFKRICVFCGSSPGKKSSYQDAAIELGEELVSKDIDLVYGGGSIGLMGLISQAVYDGGRHVIGVIPKTLMPREITGETVGEVKAVADMHSRKAEMSKHSDAFIALPGGYGTLEELLEVITWAQLGIHDKPVGLLNVDGYYNSLLSFIDTAVEEGFISPKARHIIVSAPTAKELVKKMEEYVPRHERVASKLSWEMEQFGYSPISDISR from the exons ATGGAGATGCAAATGATGCAATCCAGATTCAAGAGGATTTGTGTCTTCTGTGGGAGTAGTCCGGGAAAGAAGAGCAGTTACCAGGATGCAGCTATCGAGCTTGGGGAAGAATTG GTTTCAAAGGATATTGATTTGGTTTATGGAGGAGGGAGTATTGGCTTGATGGGTTTGATTTCCCAAGCTGTTTATGATGGTGGAAGACATGTCATTGG AGTTATCCCCAAGACCCTCATGCCTAGAGAG ATTACTGGAGAAACAGTGGGAGAAGTGAAAGCAGTAGCTGACATGCACTCAAGGAAAGCAGAAATGTCTAAGCACTCTGATGCCTTCATTGCCTTACCTG GTGGATATGGGACACTTGAAGAGCTTCTTGAAGTAATAACTTGGGCTCAGCTGGGCATCCATGATAAACCA GTGGGATTGTTGAATGTGGATGGGTACTACAACTCCTTATTGTCCTTCATCGACACTGCTGTGGAAGAAGGTTTCATTAGTCCAAAAGCGCGTCACATAATTGTTTCTGCTCCTACTGCCAAGGAGTTAGTGAAGAAAATGGAG GAATATGTCCCCCGCCATGAAAGAGTTGCTTCAAAGTTAAGCTGGGAAATGGAGCAGTTTGGCTACTCCCCAATCTCTGATATTTCAAGGTGA